In one window of Flavobacterium ginsengisoli DNA:
- a CDS encoding helix-turn-helix transcriptional regulator: MTEIFKMFKITAAESEKIMQSVNEPHAHDFEELIIGNKGQLEHFIDFQSKLIEAPFISFVTQGKIHRAKPLIKDGDCDMWVLRFKSEFIAESTFSLYASFHDKANISLQSNYCFEKLDTICKIIFDEYEQEAPDLAVIKQLLSALFTIIESERRKLNLDNAESKKIQSSTFKNFLRLLEQHYKESKDVNFYAEKLFMTSRNLNIICQNILQQSVSEIIETRKLTEAKNLLMTTDKNIAEIGYELGFNEKTYFTHAFKRKAGMTPTEFREEMKKLLS, translated from the coding sequence ATGACTGAGATTTTCAAAATGTTTAAGATTACGGCTGCCGAATCTGAAAAAATTATGCAATCGGTAAATGAACCTCATGCACATGATTTTGAAGAACTCATAATTGGAAATAAAGGCCAGTTAGAACATTTTATAGATTTTCAGTCCAAATTGATTGAAGCGCCTTTTATTAGTTTTGTGACTCAAGGAAAAATTCATCGCGCAAAACCTCTCATAAAAGATGGAGATTGCGATATGTGGGTTTTACGATTTAAAAGCGAATTCATCGCTGAATCTACTTTCAGTCTTTACGCTTCTTTTCATGACAAAGCGAATATTAGCTTGCAAAGCAATTATTGTTTTGAAAAATTAGATACCATCTGTAAAATTATTTTTGATGAATACGAACAAGAAGCTCCTGATCTTGCTGTTATCAAACAATTATTGAGCGCGCTTTTTACCATTATCGAATCGGAAAGACGAAAGCTAAATTTAGATAACGCTGAATCGAAAAAAATTCAGAGTTCTACTTTTAAAAACTTTTTGAGGTTATTAGAACAGCATTACAAAGAATCTAAAGATGTTAATTTTTACGCTGAAAAACTCTTTATGACTTCACGCAACTTAAATATTATCTGCCAAAATATTTTACAGCAAAGTGTTTCGGAAATTATTGAAACTAGAAAATTAACCGAAGCCAAAAACTTATTAATGACAACAGATAAAAACATTGCCGAAATAGGTTACGAACTCGGATTTAATGAAAAAACCTATTTTACGCACGCTTTTAAACGAAAAGCAGGAATGACTCCAACAGAATTTAGAGAAGAAATGAAAAAGCTTCTTTCTTAA